Proteins from a genomic interval of Alosa alosa isolate M-15738 ecotype Scorff River chromosome 8, AALO_Geno_1.1, whole genome shotgun sequence:
- the LOC125299419 gene encoding interleukin-15 receptor subunit alpha-like isoform X2: MEIPSAFQLLVLIGLLQYSYTTSCGPPPQVEHTKPIEQTVFPVNHTMRYECEHGFKRKAGTSSLIKCKTTGWESKLNLTCIESRNGRYRAESKTKIPNRGKQ; the protein is encoded by the exons ATGGAGATTCCTTCAGCATTTCAGCTGCTCG TGCTCATCGGACTTCTTCAGTATAGCTACACAACAA GTTGTGGCCCTCCCCCTCAGGTGGAGCACACCAAGCCGATAGAACAGACCGTGTTTCCAGTGAACCACACAATGCGTTACGAGTGTGAACATGGTTTTAAGAGGAAAGCGGGAACATCAAGCCTGATCAAATGCAAAACAACAGGCTGGGAATCCAAACTCAATCTGACTTGTATCG AATCCAGAAACGGAAGGTACCGAGCAGAGAGTAAAACGAAGATTCCAAATCGGGGAAAGCAG TGA
- the LOC125299419 gene encoding uncharacterized protein LOC125299419 isoform X1 → MPPLRHPRKKSLDPPLDGAREKQPVSDHACYLKTLTELLWCCASGVPCARPRCGPPPQVEHTKPIEQTVFPVNHTMRYECEHGFKRKAGTSSLIKCKTTGWESKLNLTCIESRNGRYRAESKTKIPNRGKQ, encoded by the exons ATGCCACCCCTTCGCCACCCCAGGAAAAAATCTCTAGATCCGCCCCTGGATGGGGCACGGGAGAAGCAGCCTGTCAGCGACCATGCCTGCTATCTGAAGACGCTTACTGAACTGTTATGGTGCTGCGCATCTGGCGTGCCCTGCGCGCGACCGC GTTGTGGCCCTCCCCCTCAGGTGGAGCACACCAAGCCGATAGAACAGACCGTGTTTCCAGTGAACCACACAATGCGTTACGAGTGTGAACATGGTTTTAAGAGGAAAGCGGGAACATCAAGCCTGATCAAATGCAAAACAACAGGCTGGGAATCCAAACTCAATCTGACTTGTATCG AATCCAGAAACGGAAGGTACCGAGCAGAGAGTAAAACGAAGATTCCAAATCGGGGAAAGCAG TGA